In Streptococcus parasuis, the following proteins share a genomic window:
- a CDS encoding 1-phosphofructokinase family hexose kinase — protein sequence MHLICPNPALDRTLLVEKIERNIPLRPTEVRDYPGGKSFNVAYALRENGVTDFNIHTILGGQICRYIQELNTDSGNALRVVENSQNTRTCNIYVETSTGDVVLFYEKCFELTAELLEQFTQQIENSLQAGDILVFSGSLMTGMPDDYIQQFIEKYPKVLTILDTSGPALRAAFQARPALIKINNEELKEIYPELDEESPEDILRILKDVTPHENIIITMGGRGSLAKIGQRFFRIQSPKKEARNPIAAGDFYLGVLVKGISQNQDPEIFLKEAAAFATANCLNYFPEVEAEQFEAIVDTILLEEL from the coding sequence ATTCACTTGATTTGTCCCAATCCAGCTCTGGACCGTACGCTACTTGTTGAAAAAATTGAAAGGAATATTCCCCTGCGACCGACGGAAGTGAGGGATTATCCTGGTGGAAAAAGCTTCAACGTGGCCTATGCCCTCCGTGAAAATGGTGTGACAGACTTCAATATTCATACTATTTTGGGTGGACAAATTTGTCGCTATATTCAGGAGCTAAATACTGATAGTGGAAATGCTCTGCGCGTGGTTGAAAACAGCCAGAATACTCGGACGTGTAATATCTATGTCGAAACCAGTACGGGTGATGTGGTGCTTTTTTATGAGAAATGCTTTGAGCTAACTGCGGAATTACTTGAACAATTCACTCAGCAGATTGAAAATAGCCTGCAAGCTGGCGACATCCTAGTCTTTTCAGGTAGTCTGATGACGGGGATGCCGGATGACTATATTCAGCAGTTTATTGAAAAATACCCAAAAGTTCTTACCATATTGGACACCAGTGGACCAGCTCTACGTGCAGCTTTTCAAGCTCGCCCAGCCCTTATCAAAATCAATAATGAAGAGCTTAAAGAAATATATCCAGAGTTAGATGAGGAAAGTCCTGAGGATATTTTACGAATTCTGAAAGATGTAACCCCTCATGAGAACATCATTATTACCATGGGAGGCAGAGGTAGTCTGGCAAAAATTGGTCAACGCTTCTTTCGTATCCAGTCACCAAAGAAAGAAGCACGCAATCCCATTGCGGCAGGGGATTTCTATCTGGGCGTGCTTGTCAAGGGAATTAGTCAAAATCAAGACCCAGAAATCTTTTTGAAAGAAGCAGCAGCCTTTGCGACAGCTAATTGTTTGAATTATTTTCCAGAGGTTGAAGCAGAGCAGTTTGAAGCGATTGTAGATACAATATTACTAGAGGAACTGTAG
- a CDS encoding NAD(P)-dependent oxidoreductase → MKIAIIATNGKSGQAIAKEAVERGHQVTAIVRSENKSVAQEVLQKDAFDLTKEDLAGFDVVVNAFGAWTPETLPGHSQLANHLVSLLNDTPTRLLIVGGAGSLYLDESQTAMLKDTPDFPEEYLPIAEAMGAGLDLYRQATAVNWTYISPAADFDAEGQKAGAYTLAGEVFQVNAQGESYISYADYAVALVDIAEKGGYKQERISVFA, encoded by the coding sequence ATGAAAATTGCTATTATTGCTACAAATGGGAAATCAGGTCAAGCTATTGCAAAGGAAGCAGTAGAACGCGGTCACCAGGTGACGGCTATTGTCCGTTCTGAAAACAAGAGTGTGGCCCAAGAAGTTCTCCAAAAAGATGCTTTTGACTTGACCAAAGAGGATTTGGCAGGCTTTGATGTAGTAGTCAATGCTTTTGGTGCTTGGACGCCAGAAACTCTACCAGGACATTCTCAATTGGCCAATCATTTAGTTTCATTGTTAAACGATACTCCAACACGTTTGCTGATTGTAGGTGGTGCAGGCAGTCTTTATTTAGACGAGAGCCAGACAGCTATGCTGAAAGATACACCAGATTTCCCTGAGGAATACCTGCCAATCGCTGAGGCTATGGGTGCTGGTCTAGACCTTTACCGTCAGGCGACAGCGGTTAACTGGACCTATATCAGCCCAGCAGCAGATTTTGATGCAGAAGGTCAAAAAGCAGGTGCCTACACTTTGGCTGGTGAGGTTTTCCAAGTCAATGCCCAAGGTGAAAGCTATATAAGTTATGCCGACTATGCGGTGGCTTTGGTTGATATTGCTGAAAAAGGTGGATACAAGCAAGAACGTATTTCGGTATTTGCATAA
- a CDS encoding Rrf2 family transcriptional regulator, translated as MQISSRFTIASHILVLLALEGEKEKQTSASIAGSVGVNPVVIRNILSQLKEANLVKVARGVGGAHLAKKPDQITLLHVYQAVELFGEKGQLFAFHEQPNPSCRVGRKIHPLLDHRLEEAQAALERELEQSTIADLLAEL; from the coding sequence ATGCAAATTTCAAGTAGATTTACCATTGCTAGCCATATCTTAGTTTTGCTAGCTTTAGAGGGGGAGAAGGAAAAACAGACTAGTGCCAGTATTGCTGGAAGTGTGGGTGTTAATCCTGTTGTTATCCGAAATATTTTATCCCAGTTAAAAGAAGCTAACTTAGTGAAAGTGGCACGCGGTGTAGGTGGGGCACATTTGGCTAAAAAACCAGATCAAATCACCCTATTGCATGTCTATCAGGCTGTTGAACTATTCGGAGAAAAGGGGCAATTATTTGCTTTTCATGAGCAACCTAATCCCTCTTGTCGAGTAGGGAGGAAAATCCATCCCCTCTTAGATCATCGTTTAGAAGAAGCGCAGGCAGCTTTGGAAAGAGAACTTGAACAGTCGACCATTGCTGATTTACTGGCGGAACTATAA
- the dinB gene encoding DNA polymerase IV yields the protein MLVFPLINDLSRKIIHVDMDAFFAAIEVRDNPELKGKPVIIGADPRLSGGRGVVSTCNYEARTFGVHSAMSSKEAYERCPQAIFISGHYEKYQEVGRQVREIFHRYTDLVEPMSIDEAYLDVTENKLGLSSAVKIAKLIQYDIWNELHLTASAGVSYNKFLAKIASDMEKPHGLTLILPEEAVGVLASLPIEKFHGVGKKTVERLHDMGVYTGQDLLDVPEMVLIDTFGRFGFDLYRKARGISNSPVKVDRVRKSIGKERTYRKLLYRDEDVLKELTSLCQRVASSLERNEKKGRTIVLKVRYGDFSTLTKRHSLDEYTDQLDIIEKEVRQLIEEIGQVEKGIRLLGVTVTNFQP from the coding sequence ATGTTAGTATTTCCCTTAATCAATGATTTATCTAGAAAAATTATTCATGTAGACATGGATGCTTTTTTTGCTGCCATTGAGGTAAGGGACAATCCTGAGTTGAAAGGAAAGCCTGTTATTATTGGGGCAGACCCTAGGCTGTCTGGCGGAAGAGGCGTTGTGTCAACTTGTAATTATGAGGCGCGTACCTTTGGGGTTCACTCGGCTATGTCCTCAAAAGAAGCCTATGAACGTTGTCCGCAGGCTATTTTTATTTCTGGTCATTATGAAAAATACCAAGAAGTTGGGCGACAGGTTCGAGAAATTTTCCATCGCTATACTGATTTGGTGGAGCCCATGTCAATTGATGAAGCCTATCTAGATGTGACGGAAAATAAGTTAGGCCTTAGCTCGGCAGTTAAAATCGCCAAACTAATCCAATACGACATATGGAATGAGTTGCATCTGACTGCTTCAGCTGGTGTTTCTTATAACAAATTTTTGGCAAAAATTGCTTCGGATATGGAAAAACCACATGGATTGACCTTGATTTTACCAGAAGAGGCTGTGGGGGTATTGGCATCCTTGCCGATTGAAAAATTTCATGGTGTTGGCAAGAAAACTGTAGAACGACTACATGATATGGGGGTCTACACAGGGCAGGATCTGTTAGATGTACCAGAGATGGTTTTGATTGATACATTCGGTCGTTTCGGGTTTGACCTCTATCGTAAGGCGAGGGGAATTTCCAATTCTCCTGTTAAGGTGGATCGAGTGCGCAAGTCTATTGGTAAGGAAAGAACCTATCGGAAATTACTTTATCGAGATGAGGATGTACTGAAAGAGTTAACCAGTCTTTGTCAACGGGTTGCTAGTAGCTTGGAGCGTAATGAAAAAAAGGGCAGAACAATTGTGTTAAAGGTGCGTTATGGTGATTTTTCTACACTGACCAAACGCCATAGTCTTGATGAATACACCGACCAGTTAGATATCATTGAAAAAGAGGTTCGTCAGTTGATTGAAGAGATTGGACAAGTTGAAAAAGGTATCCGGTTGTTAGGAGTGACAGTCACAAACTTTCAGCCTTGA
- the pflB gene encoding formate C-acetyltransferase, with protein MSTKVKTKNVAEDIFAQAWEGFKGTDWQDKASVTRFVQANYTPYDGDESFLAGPTERSLHIKKIIEETKAGYEDTRFPMDIDRATSIADIPAGFIDKENELIFGIQNDELFKLNFMPRGGIRMAETTLIENGYTPDPLLHEIYTKHATTVNDGIFRAYTADIRRARHSHHVSGLPDAYSRGRIIGMYARLALYGADYLMEEKVADWNAITEIDEESIRLREEINLQYQALQQVVRLGDSYGVDVRKPAMNTKEAIQWTNIAFMAVCRVINGAATSLGRVPIVLDIYAERDLARGTFTESEIQEFVDDFVLKLRTVKFARTKAFDEIYSGDPTFLTTSMAGMGNDGRHRVTKMDYRFLNTLDNIGNSPEPNLTVLWSDKLPYSFRRYCMAMSHKHSSIQYEGVTTMAKDGYGEMSCISCCVSPLDPESEDQRHNIQYFGARVNVLKALLSSWNNGYDDVHKDYKVFDGVEPNTSEVFDYDQVVKNFEIALDWLTDTYVDAMNIIHFMTDKYNYEAVQMAFLPTHLRANMGFGICGFANTVDSLSAIKYAQVKPIRDEDGFIYDYEVTGDFPRYGEDDDRVDDIAKWLMEAFFTRLNKHKLYKNAEATVSILTITSNVAYSKQTGNSPVHRGVFLNEDGSVNTTKVEFFPPGANPTSKARGGWLQNLNTLSKLNFKHANDGISLTTQVSPKALGKTFDEQVNNLVTILDGYFEQGGQHVNLNVMDLNDVYEKIMAGEDVIVRISGYCVNTKYLTKEQKTELTQRVFHEVLSMDDHAAEVSGQA; from the coding sequence ATGTCAACAAAAGTAAAAACAAAAAATGTTGCTGAAGACATTTTCGCCCAAGCCTGGGAAGGCTTCAAAGGTACAGATTGGCAAGATAAAGCAAGTGTAACTCGCTTCGTTCAAGCCAACTACACTCCATATGATGGAGATGAAAGCTTCCTTGCAGGCCCAACTGAGCGTTCACTTCATATCAAGAAAATTATTGAAGAAACAAAAGCTGGTTACGAAGATACTCGTTTTCCAATGGATATCGACCGTGCGACTTCTATCGCTGATATTCCAGCAGGTTTCATCGATAAAGAAAACGAACTCATCTTTGGTATCCAAAATGATGAGCTCTTCAAACTTAACTTCATGCCACGTGGTGGTATTCGTATGGCTGAAACAACTTTGATCGAAAACGGCTATACTCCAGACCCACTCCTTCATGAAATCTATACAAAACACGCTACAACTGTAAACGATGGTATCTTCCGTGCTTACACAGCTGACATTCGCCGTGCTCGCCACTCACACCACGTTTCTGGTCTTCCAGATGCATACTCACGTGGTCGTATCATCGGTATGTACGCTCGTTTGGCACTTTACGGTGCAGACTACTTGATGGAAGAAAAAGTAGCTGACTGGAATGCGATTACTGAAATCGATGAAGAGTCAATCCGCCTTCGTGAAGAAATCAACCTTCAATACCAAGCTTTGCAACAAGTTGTACGTTTGGGTGACTCATACGGTGTAGACGTTCGCAAACCTGCAATGAACACTAAAGAAGCTATCCAATGGACAAACATTGCTTTCATGGCTGTATGTCGTGTTATCAATGGTGCCGCTACTTCACTTGGTCGTGTACCAATCGTTCTTGACATCTACGCTGAACGTGACTTGGCTCGTGGTACATTTACTGAATCTGAAATCCAAGAATTTGTTGATGACTTCGTATTGAAACTTCGTACAGTGAAATTTGCTCGTACAAAAGCATTCGACGAAATCTACTCTGGTGACCCAACATTCTTGACAACATCTATGGCAGGTATGGGTAACGATGGTCGTCACCGTGTTACAAAGATGGACTACCGTTTCTTAAACACACTTGACAACATCGGTAACTCTCCAGAACCAAACTTGACAGTTCTTTGGTCAGACAAACTTCCATATTCATTCCGTCGTTACTGTATGGCAATGAGCCACAAACACTCTTCTATCCAATATGAAGGTGTAACAACAATGGCCAAAGATGGTTATGGTGAAATGTCTTGTATTTCTTGCTGTGTATCTCCACTTGATCCAGAAAGCGAAGACCAACGCCACAACATCCAATACTTTGGTGCTCGCGTAAACGTCCTTAAAGCCCTTCTTTCAAGCTGGAACAACGGTTACGATGATGTTCACAAAGATTACAAAGTATTCGACGGTGTTGAACCAAACACATCTGAAGTATTTGACTACGACCAAGTGGTTAAGAACTTTGAAATCGCCCTTGACTGGTTGACAGATACATATGTTGATGCCATGAATATCATCCACTTCATGACAGATAAATACAACTACGAAGCAGTTCAAATGGCATTCTTGCCAACTCACCTTCGTGCTAACATGGGCTTCGGTATCTGTGGTTTCGCAAACACTGTTGACTCATTGTCAGCAATCAAATATGCACAAGTTAAACCAATCCGTGATGAAGATGGATTTATCTACGACTACGAAGTAACTGGTGACTTCCCACGCTATGGTGAAGACGATGACCGTGTAGATGATATTGCGAAATGGCTTATGGAAGCATTCTTCACTCGTTTGAACAAACATAAATTGTACAAGAATGCTGAAGCTACTGTCTCTATCTTGACAATCACTTCAAACGTTGCTTACTCTAAACAAACTGGTAACTCTCCAGTTCACCGTGGTGTATTCCTCAATGAAGATGGTTCTGTGAACACTACTAAGGTAGAATTCTTCCCACCAGGTGCTAACCCAACTTCTAAAGCTCGTGGTGGTTGGTTGCAAAACTTGAACACCCTTTCTAAACTCAACTTCAAACATGCCAACGACGGTATCTCATTGACTACTCAAGTTTCTCCAAAAGCACTTGGTAAAACATTCGATGAGCAAGTAAACAACTTGGTAACAATCCTTGATGGTTACTTTGAACAAGGTGGTCAACACGTTAACTTGAACGTTATGGACTTGAACGACGTTTATGAAAAAATCATGGCTGGTGAAGATGTTATCGTTCGTATCTCTGGATACTGCGTAAACACTAAATACCTCACTAAAGAGCAAAAAACTGAATTGACTCAACGTGTCTTCCACGAAGTTCTTTCAATGGACGACCACGCTGCTGAAGTTTCAGGTCAAGCTTAA
- a CDS encoding COG3942 and LysM peptidoglycan-binding domain-containing protein produces the protein MKKFSCKSLLSLAGVVVTLTVASSVEAASHVVAEGDSMFSIAEQYGVDPYQLAEVNAMEIDGLITPGQRLDLPADSNEEVSVASQSDYVVQDGDSFYGIADAFSLDVYELLTQNQMTLETPLYPGQILKLTETIWNQTSEESADSYYLPGYEYEPGINYPVGQCTWGVQKVAPWAGDWWGDAASWGANAARDGFLTGSVPEVGAIISWNDGALGHVAYVTAVNELGQIQVLEANYHGQQWVDNFRGWFYPTDTVGEITYIYNY, from the coding sequence ATGAAAAAGTTTAGTTGCAAATCTTTATTGTCTTTAGCAGGAGTTGTTGTTACGCTAACTGTTGCATCTAGTGTAGAGGCTGCCAGTCATGTAGTGGCAGAGGGAGATTCCATGTTTTCTATTGCGGAGCAATATGGGGTTGATCCCTACCAATTGGCTGAAGTGAATGCGATGGAAATAGACGGACTGATTACACCAGGTCAACGTTTGGATCTTCCAGCTGATTCTAATGAAGAAGTCTCAGTTGCGAGTCAATCAGACTATGTTGTTCAAGATGGGGATTCGTTTTATGGGATTGCAGATGCTTTTTCATTGGACGTCTACGAATTGTTAACACAAAACCAAATGACCTTAGAGACGCCACTCTATCCTGGACAGATTTTGAAATTAACAGAAACTATCTGGAATCAGACTAGTGAGGAAAGTGCTGATAGCTACTATCTACCAGGCTATGAGTATGAACCAGGCATTAACTACCCTGTTGGTCAATGTACTTGGGGAGTACAGAAAGTTGCTCCTTGGGCAGGTGACTGGTGGGGGGATGCCGCATCATGGGGAGCCAATGCGGCGCGTGATGGTTTCCTTACAGGATCTGTACCCGAAGTTGGAGCGATTATTTCATGGAATGATGGCGCTCTAGGGCATGTTGCGTATGTAACGGCTGTAAATGAGTTGGGTCAAATTCAAGTACTTGAAGCCAACTATCATGGTCAGCAGTGGGTGGATAATTTCCGCGGTTGGTTCTATCCGACGGATACTGTTGGTGAAATCACTTATATTTACAATTATTAG
- a CDS encoding DUF1697 domain-containing protein has protein sequence MRYVLLLRGINVGGRNKIVMADLHQAVADLGYDNVETYINSGNLFFDSTKNRGDIVAEFQTFFTERYPFVEQFALLDAQDYQAEIDQLPAWWQEELARKDVLFFTEGLDKQAMVDYIQSLHLGDEVLHFSDYAIYWGKYTENSYLQTAYHKQLAKSPFYKQVTIRNEKTFSAISNYLMNETRR, from the coding sequence ATGAGATATGTTCTTTTGCTAAGGGGGATCAATGTTGGCGGTCGTAATAAAATTGTGATGGCAGATTTGCATCAAGCAGTGGCGGATTTAGGTTATGACAATGTTGAAACCTACATTAATAGCGGCAATCTCTTCTTTGATTCAACCAAGAATAGAGGGGACATTGTTGCTGAATTTCAAACTTTTTTCACAGAAAGATACCCCTTTGTGGAGCAATTTGCTCTACTAGATGCCCAAGATTATCAAGCAGAAATCGATCAGCTTCCAGCTTGGTGGCAAGAAGAATTGGCGAGAAAGGATGTTCTCTTTTTCACCGAAGGATTGGATAAGCAGGCTATGGTGGACTATATTCAGTCCTTGCATCTAGGTGATGAAGTTCTACATTTCTCCGACTATGCTATTTATTGGGGCAAATACACTGAAAATAGCTATCTACAAACGGCCTACCACAAGCAGTTAGCTAAGTCACCATTTTACAAGCAAGTGACCATTAGGAACGAGAAGACTTTCTCAGCTATATCAAACTATTTAATGAATGAAACGAGACGATAA
- a CDS encoding serine hydrolase domain-containing protein: MRQVIIDKISEQIEQGVYPGASLALFSKGQWQEYYLGTQDGQVPVQPGLTYDLASVSKVVGVGTLVIFLVNSRALELDRTLQSYYPAFQNSQVTIRQLLTHTSGIDPFIPNRDNLNAEQLKEAILNIRVTDNKDFLYTDLNFLLLGFLLEELSGDSLDQLIRRDILEPFGMSQTSFGPVSQAVPTVRGVPSGVVHDPKARVLGVHAGSAGLFSTIKDLEIFLEHYLTEDFAADLTQDYGFDDKRKRSLAWDKKGDWLSHTGYTGTFIMYNRPLQQAAIFLSNRTFEKDERAQWKLDRNQVMALIRQVLEGEGK, from the coding sequence ATGAGACAAGTTATTATAGACAAGATTTCAGAGCAGATTGAACAAGGGGTCTATCCTGGTGCCAGTCTGGCTCTTTTTTCTAAGGGTCAGTGGCAGGAGTACTATCTGGGCACACAAGATGGTCAGGTGCCAGTTCAGCCGGGCTTGACCTATGATTTAGCCTCCGTTTCCAAAGTAGTGGGTGTAGGGACACTTGTGATTTTTTTGGTCAATAGCAGAGCTCTGGAGTTGGATAGGACCTTACAGTCATACTATCCAGCTTTTCAAAATAGTCAAGTAACCATCCGTCAACTACTAACCCATACTAGCGGTATTGATCCCTTTATTCCCAATCGGGATAATTTAAATGCGGAGCAGCTTAAAGAAGCAATTTTAAATATCAGGGTCACAGATAATAAGGATTTTCTCTATACAGACCTCAATTTTCTTCTACTGGGCTTTTTGTTGGAGGAATTAAGTGGAGACAGTCTGGACCAGCTTATTAGACGAGACATTCTAGAGCCCTTTGGCATGTCCCAAACCTCCTTTGGCCCAGTGAGTCAGGCAGTGCCGACAGTGCGTGGTGTGCCGTCTGGTGTGGTGCATGATCCCAAGGCGCGTGTATTGGGTGTCCACGCAGGAAGTGCAGGTCTTTTTTCGACGATAAAGGATTTGGAAATCTTCTTGGAGCATTACCTGACAGAGGATTTTGCGGCAGATTTGACTCAGGACTATGGTTTTGATGATAAGCGCAAGCGGTCGCTGGCTTGGGATAAAAAGGGGGATTGGCTGTCGCATACAGGCTATACGGGAACCTTTATCATGTACAATCGACCCTTGCAACAAGCGGCTATTTTTCTCTCAAATCGTACCTTTGAAAAGGATGAGCGTGCCCAGTGGAAGTTGGATCGAAACCAGGTTATGGCTCTAATTCGGCAGGTTTTAGAGGGAGAAGGAAAATGA
- a CDS encoding CppA family protein, protein MLNTKAAIVPVVRINNRKLNQEFLERDLGMKTILEEGAFAEFSGHAGVETKLVLVESPSMRTRAVNGTKKLNKIIIKVDKAEEIEALLAAGTQYSKLYQGKNGFGFEAVSPEGDTFLLHAEASAEELKTILPPVPFKGQDDFSGLTAFTVESVWINTPQASISQDFYETILPNQTFLRFIGAEGEELLAPAEQVWDLDSLRFPVEKDFDWANLESQLEGPFFKDKKETFIQTVDPSGIELWFEK, encoded by the coding sequence GTGTTAAATACAAAAGCAGCAATTGTTCCGGTTGTACGGATCAATAATAGAAAATTAAATCAAGAATTTTTAGAGAGAGACTTAGGGATGAAAACCATCCTTGAGGAGGGGGCATTTGCAGAGTTTAGCGGACATGCTGGTGTGGAGACAAAGCTTGTACTTGTTGAGTCACCAAGCATGAGAACCCGTGCAGTAAATGGGACTAAAAAGTTAAATAAGATCATCATAAAAGTAGACAAGGCTGAAGAGATTGAAGCCCTATTAGCAGCAGGTACACAGTATAGCAAGCTCTACCAAGGAAAAAATGGCTTTGGATTTGAAGCTGTTTCGCCTGAGGGAGATACATTTCTGTTGCATGCGGAAGCATCTGCTGAGGAGTTAAAAACGATTCTTCCACCAGTTCCATTTAAAGGACAGGATGATTTTTCTGGCTTGACGGCTTTTACAGTTGAGTCGGTTTGGATAAATACTCCGCAGGCAAGCATCAGCCAAGATTTTTATGAAACCATCTTGCCAAATCAAACTTTTTTACGCTTTATTGGTGCAGAAGGCGAAGAGTTATTAGCCCCCGCAGAACAAGTATGGGATTTAGATAGTTTACGTTTCCCAGTTGAGAAAGATTTTGATTGGGCAAACTTGGAAAGCCAGTTAGAGGGTCCGTTCTTTAAGGACAAAAAGGAGACATTCATTCAAACTGTGGACCCAAGTGGCATTGAATTGTGGTTCGAAAAATGA
- a CDS encoding Xaa-Pro dipeptidyl-peptidase — translation MRFNQYSFIKKEDSIYLQELASLGFHLNPNASNKENLETFVRKCHFLTSNTDLALSNMIADWKTDLLTFFRSEHEVTDQIFYHVALQLLGFVPNFDYTDINDFVKKTNFPIVYGDIIENIYHLLNTRTKSGNTLIDQLVSDDLIPEDNQYHFFNGKSLATFSTKQLIREVVYVEAPVDTADSGQTDLVKVSILRPRFDGQIPAVITNSPYHQGVNEVASDKALHKMEGELTEKPAGTISVVSSTINKLKLDNRDLPSSPATEKLGHIGSYSLNEYFLSRGFASIHVSGVGTLGSTGYMTSGDFQQVEGYKAVIDWLNGRNKAYTDHTRSLQVTADWANGKVATTGLSYLGTMSNALATTGVEGLEVVIAEAGISSWYDYYRENGLVTSPGGYPGEDLDSLTALTYSKSLQAGDFLRNKETYERGLAAERVGLERSNGDYNQYWHDRNYLLHADKVNCEVVFTHGSQDWNVKPIHVWNMFHTLPDHIKKHLFFHNGAHVYMNNWQSIDFRESMNALLSQKLLGYDNDYQLPTIIWQDNSAAQTWTDLETFGGQIESQFPLGQDQAQIQNHYDEETFEKYCKSYPTFHQDLTGDKANQVTIDIELDQDIHLNGRAILQLQVKSSVSKGLLSAQLLDFGPAKRLSPIPGMVSRTSLDNGRYYAQENLTELPFTETPHRLITKGFINLQNRTDLLTVEAVTPNQWMTLRWELQPTIYKLKKGDKLRLVLYTTDFECTVRDNSEWQISLDLSQSQLILPH, via the coding sequence ATGCGCTTTAACCAATATTCTTTTATCAAAAAAGAGGATTCCATCTACCTCCAAGAACTTGCCAGTCTCGGTTTCCACCTAAATCCAAATGCCAGCAACAAGGAAAATTTAGAAACATTTGTGAGAAAATGCCATTTTCTGACTAGCAACACTGACCTCGCATTGTCCAATATGATTGCGGACTGGAAAACGGATTTACTAACTTTTTTCCGCTCTGAGCACGAGGTTACAGACCAAATTTTCTATCATGTAGCTCTCCAATTGCTTGGATTTGTTCCAAATTTTGATTACACAGATATAAACGACTTTGTAAAGAAAACCAATTTCCCAATTGTTTACGGTGATATTATCGAAAATATCTACCATCTGCTCAATACTCGTACTAAGTCTGGTAATACCTTGATAGATCAACTTGTCAGCGATGATTTGATTCCCGAAGATAACCAGTACCACTTCTTCAATGGTAAATCCCTAGCAACTTTTTCAACCAAACAGCTCATCCGGGAGGTGGTCTATGTTGAAGCGCCTGTAGATACAGCTGACAGTGGGCAAACGGATTTGGTTAAGGTGTCCATTCTCCGCCCACGCTTTGATGGACAAATTCCTGCAGTCATTACCAACAGTCCTTATCATCAAGGTGTCAACGAGGTAGCTAGCGACAAAGCCCTGCATAAGATGGAGGGCGAGTTAACTGAGAAACCAGCTGGCACTATTTCGGTCGTATCAAGCACAATCAACAAACTGAAATTAGACAATCGGGATCTCCCAAGCAGCCCCGCAACTGAAAAACTAGGGCATATTGGCTCTTATTCCCTAAACGAATACTTCCTTAGTCGTGGATTTGCCAGCATTCATGTTTCCGGTGTCGGTACGCTAGGATCTACGGGCTATATGACCTCTGGAGACTTCCAACAGGTAGAAGGATATAAGGCAGTTATCGACTGGCTAAACGGCCGTAATAAGGCCTATACAGACCATACACGTTCACTTCAAGTCACAGCTGATTGGGCAAATGGCAAGGTAGCAACAACTGGTCTCTCATACTTGGGTACAATGTCCAACGCCCTAGCAACAACTGGTGTAGAGGGTTTGGAAGTCGTCATCGCAGAAGCAGGAATTTCCTCTTGGTATGACTACTACCGGGAAAACGGGCTCGTTACAAGTCCAGGAGGCTATCCTGGAGAAGATTTAGATAGCTTAACTGCTTTAACCTATTCTAAGAGCCTACAAGCAGGAGATTTCCTTCGTAACAAAGAAACCTACGAAAGAGGACTGGCAGCTGAGCGCGTCGGACTTGAGCGTTCAAATGGCGATTACAACCAATACTGGCACGACCGTAACTATCTTCTCCACGCGGACAAGGTTAACTGTGAAGTTGTCTTTACCCATGGATCACAAGATTGGAATGTGAAACCAATTCATGTATGGAACATGTTCCATACTCTACCTGATCATATCAAGAAACATCTTTTCTTCCATAACGGCGCCCATGTCTATATGAATAATTGGCAGTCAATCGATTTCCGTGAATCCATGAATGCTCTACTTAGCCAAAAATTACTGGGATATGACAATGACTACCAGCTTCCTACTATCATTTGGCAAGATAACAGCGCAGCTCAAACATGGACTGACTTAGAAACGTTTGGAGGACAGATAGAATCTCAATTCCCATTGGGACAAGATCAAGCGCAAATCCAAAATCATTACGACGAAGAAACCTTTGAAAAGTATTGCAAATCATATCCTACATTCCACCAAGATCTCACTGGGGACAAAGCCAACCAAGTGACCATTGACATCGAATTGGATCAAGATATCCATCTAAATGGGAGAGCCATCCTTCAACTACAGGTCAAATCAAGTGTCAGCAAAGGATTGCTTTCAGCCCAACTCTTGGATTTTGGCCCTGCCAAACGTCTCAGCCCAATTCCAGGAATGGTGTCTCGAACCAGCTTGGATAACGGTCGGTATTACGCCCAAGAAAACCTAACTGAGCTTCCATTTACAGAAACGCCTCATCGCCTGATTACCAAAGGATTCATCAATCTTCAAAATCGTACCGATTTATTGACTGTAGAAGCCGTTACGCCAAATCAATGGATGACACTTCGATGGGAACTGCAACCAACTATTTATAAACTTAAAAAAGGTGATAAACTCCGCTTAGTCCTTTATACGACTGATTTTGAGTGCACTGTAAGAGATAATTCCGAATGGCAAATCAGCCTTGATTTAAGCCAATCTCAATTAATCTTACCGCATTAA